In Nitratireductor basaltis, the following are encoded in one genomic region:
- the ribD gene encoding bifunctional diaminohydroxyphosphoribosylaminopyrimidine deaminase/5-amino-6-(5-phosphoribosylamino)uracil reductase RibD gives MSEPEETAASEQDRRFMAAAIRYSRRNLGLTGTNPSVGTLIVREEKDGPRIVGRGVTHVGGRPHAEPQALDEAGELARGATAYVTLEPCAHHGRTPPCAETLISSGIKRVVGAASDPDPRVSGRGYAMLREAGIEVVENVLAEEAADQLRGYLNRAAKKRPEVILKLALSADGKIGIEGEGQVPITGAIARRQVHRLRAESDAILIGIGTALADDPELTCRLEGLEARSPTRIVLDRNMRLPLDSRLVKSARQTALLLTSAADCEMARQPFADLGVGFIAVDVEGREIAIPELLEDLAERGISTLIVEGGAFTAEAFLAEHVVDRLALYVGPGQIGARGIPAPVTPQDVPHGMVLKREARYGPDRYFEYVREG, from the coding sequence ATGTCTGAGCCTGAAGAAACGGCTGCAAGTGAACAGGATCGCCGCTTCATGGCGGCGGCCATTCGTTATTCGCGCCGCAATCTTGGCCTCACCGGAACCAATCCTTCCGTCGGAACGCTGATTGTCCGCGAAGAGAAAGACGGACCGCGCATTGTCGGGCGTGGTGTCACGCATGTGGGCGGACGTCCCCATGCCGAGCCGCAGGCTCTTGATGAGGCAGGTGAGCTCGCGCGTGGCGCAACAGCCTATGTGACACTGGAACCCTGCGCACATCACGGCCGCACGCCCCCATGCGCTGAAACACTCATCTCGTCTGGCATCAAACGCGTTGTCGGCGCGGCTAGCGACCCGGACCCACGGGTCAGTGGCCGCGGCTATGCCATGCTGCGCGAGGCTGGCATCGAGGTCGTCGAGAATGTTCTGGCCGAAGAAGCCGCTGATCAGCTCCGTGGCTACCTGAATCGGGCTGCGAAGAAGCGCCCGGAAGTGATTCTGAAGCTTGCGCTTTCCGCCGATGGAAAGATCGGCATCGAGGGCGAGGGGCAGGTGCCGATCACCGGAGCGATCGCCCGCCGACAGGTGCATCGCCTGCGTGCCGAAAGCGATGCCATCCTGATCGGTATCGGCACGGCGCTGGCCGATGATCCCGAACTGACCTGTCGTCTCGAAGGGCTTGAGGCGCGCTCGCCGACGCGCATCGTGCTTGATCGAAACATGCGGCTGCCGCTGGATTCAAGATTGGTGAAATCCGCGCGTCAGACAGCCTTGCTGCTGACGTCCGCAGCGGACTGTGAAATGGCGCGACAGCCCTTCGCGGATCTTGGTGTCGGCTTCATTGCCGTGGACGTCGAGGGCCGCGAGATTGCCATCCCCGAATTGCTGGAAGATCTTGCCGAACGGGGCATCTCCACTCTCATAGTCGAGGGCGGCGCCTTCACGGCGGAAGCATTTCTGGCCGAACATGTGGTCGACCGCCTGGCGCTCTATGTGGGGCCTGGGCAGATTGGCGCGCGCGGCATTCCCGCTCCCGTCACGCCACAGGATGTGCCACATGGGATGGTGCTGAAGCGCGAGGCTCGATACGGTCCCGACCGCTATTTCGAATATGTGAGGGAAGGCTGA
- the nrdR gene encoding transcriptional regulator NrdR, which produces MRCPYCQSEDTQVKDSRPAEDGGAIRRRRACPDCGGRFTTFERVQLRDLVVLKRSGRKVPFDRDKLNRSVDIALRKRNVEPERVERAVNGIVRQLESSGENEVPSDEIGLLVMEALKQLDDVAYVRYASVYRNFREAKDFQDVLGELKGEPDAE; this is translated from the coding sequence ATGCGCTGCCCCTACTGCCAGTCGGAAGACACGCAGGTGAAGGATTCGCGTCCCGCGGAAGACGGCGGCGCGATCCGCCGTCGCCGCGCTTGTCCCGATTGCGGGGGACGCTTCACCACATTCGAGCGTGTTCAGCTTCGCGACCTCGTGGTGTTGAAACGCTCGGGCCGCAAGGTGCCCTTCGACCGCGACAAGCTCAACCGTTCGGTGGACATTGCCCTGCGCAAGCGCAATGTCGAGCCGGAACGTGTGGAGCGTGCGGTCAACGGCATCGTGCGCCAGCTTGAAAGCTCCGGGGAGAACGAAGTCCCGTCGGACGAGATCGGTCTCCTTGTCATGGAAGCGCTCAAGCAGCTCGATGATGTTGCCTATGTGCGCTACGCCTCGGTTTATCGCAATTTCCGCGAGGCGAAGGACTTTCAGGATGTGCTGGGCGAGCTCAAGGGCGAGCCCGACGCGGAATAG
- the glyA gene encoding serine hydroxymethyltransferase — translation MANASAASSETETFFSRPLEEADSEIFNAIRGELGRQRHEIELIASENIVSRAVLEAQGTVLTNKYAEGYPGKRYYGGCEYVDVVEELAIERAKKLFGCNYVNVQPNSGSQMNQAVFLALLQPGDTFMGLDLNSGGHLTHGSPVNMSGKWFNVVSYGVREDDHRLDMDEIERKAHEHKPKLILAGGTAYSRIWDWKRFREIADAVGAYLMVDMAHIAGLVAGGAHPSPVPHAHVVTTTTHKSLRGPRGGMILCNDEALAKKFNSAVFPGLQGGPLMHVIAAKAVAFKEALEPDFKDYAHAVVSNARALAASLQETGLDIVSGGTDNHSMLVDLRPKNATGKRAEAALGRANITCNKNGIPFDPEKPFVTSGIRLGTPAGTTRGFGVAEFAEIGRLIAEVLDGLKEANSDEGNHAVEEAVKQKVMNMTGRFPLYPYLG, via the coding sequence ATGGCCAATGCATCCGCCGCCTCGTCCGAAACCGAGACCTTCTTCTCCCGCCCGCTTGAGGAAGCCGACAGCGAAATCTTCAACGCGATCCGCGGCGAACTCGGCCGTCAGCGCCACGAGATCGAGCTGATCGCCTCCGAGAACATCGTTTCGCGCGCCGTTCTGGAAGCACAGGGCACCGTTCTCACGAACAAATATGCCGAGGGCTATCCCGGCAAACGCTATTATGGCGGCTGCGAATATGTTGACGTGGTCGAGGAACTGGCGATCGAGCGCGCCAAGAAGCTGTTCGGCTGCAACTATGTCAATGTTCAGCCCAATTCCGGCAGCCAGATGAACCAGGCCGTGTTCCTGGCGCTCCTGCAGCCGGGCGACACCTTCATGGGACTTGATCTGAATTCCGGCGGTCACCTCACCCACGGGTCCCCGGTAAACATGTCGGGCAAGTGGTTCAATGTCGTCTCCTACGGTGTGCGCGAAGACGACCACCGCCTCGACATGGACGAGATCGAGCGCAAGGCGCACGAGCACAAGCCCAAGCTGATCCTTGCAGGCGGCACCGCCTATTCCCGCATCTGGGACTGGAAGCGTTTCCGCGAGATCGCCGATGCAGTGGGCGCATATCTCATGGTCGACATGGCGCATATTGCAGGCCTTGTCGCCGGTGGCGCGCATCCGTCGCCCGTTCCCCATGCCCATGTCGTGACCACCACCACGCACAAATCCCTGCGCGGTCCGCGCGGTGGCATGATCCTGTGCAATGACGAGGCGCTGGCCAAGAAGTTCAATTCTGCCGTGTTCCCCGGCCTGCAGGGCGGCCCGCTCATGCATGTGATTGCTGCCAAGGCAGTGGCTTTCAAGGAAGCGCTGGAACCGGACTTCAAGGACTACGCGCATGCCGTTGTGTCCAATGCGCGTGCGCTTGCCGCAAGCCTGCAGGAAACCGGTCTCGACATCGTTTCAGGCGGCACTGACAACCACTCCATGCTGGTTGATCTTCGCCCCAAGAACGCGACCGGCAAGCGCGCCGAGGCAGCCCTTGGCCGCGCCAACATCACCTGCAACAAGAACGGCATCCCCTTTGATCCGGAAAAGCCGTTCGTGACTTCCGGCATCCGCCTCGGCACACCGGCTGGCACGACCCGTGGTTTCGGAGTTGCCGAATTTGCGGAGATCGGCCGCCTCATCGCCGAAGTGCTGGATGGGCTCAAGGAAGCCAATTCCGATGAAGGCAACCACGCCGTGGAAGAAGCCGTGAAGCAGAAGGTCATGAACATGACCGGGCGCTTCCCGCTCTATCCCTATCTAGGCTAG
- a CDS encoding L,D-transpeptidase family protein encodes MKNTTRRMFLTGASAAAAAAVTGSAEAQGLLDSVIRSPRRGAWDDQFDAQASNGGKVVSSQPVLSPATVSNVERAIVDYSRIAMSGGWPRVPDTKKLEIGVVDPDVEILRRRLMISGDLAQQAGMSPAFDSYVDTALKRFQRRHGMPDDGITGKYTYSALNVSAQVRLGQLQTNLQRLREKAFDRGNRFVMVNIPAAEIEAVEGGRVALRHTGIVGKIDRQTPILDSNIHEIILNPYWNAPVSIVRKDIIPLMRKNPNYLADNNIRMIAPDGQEIDPLTVDWSTDEATKYRFRQDPGKINAMASVKINFHNQHAVYMHDTPQQSLFRDQERFHSSGCVRVQNVRDLVTWILRETPGWDRRRIEQTIQNDSDVRIAVTNPVPVHFTYISAWSTGDGAVHFRDDIYGMDGAAELQMSNVL; translated from the coding sequence ATGAAGAATACCACTCGCCGCATGTTCCTGACCGGAGCCAGCGCAGCCGCGGCTGCAGCAGTTACCGGTTCGGCTGAGGCTCAGGGGCTGCTGGATTCAGTCATCCGTTCCCCGCGTCGCGGAGCATGGGATGACCAGTTCGATGCGCAGGCTTCGAATGGCGGCAAGGTGGTTTCCAGTCAGCCGGTCCTGAGCCCGGCCACGGTTTCCAATGTCGAGCGTGCGATCGTCGATTATTCCCGCATCGCAATGTCCGGTGGCTGGCCGCGTGTGCCCGACACGAAGAAGCTTGAGATCGGTGTGGTAGATCCTGATGTCGAGATCCTGCGCCGCCGCCTGATGATTTCCGGCGATCTGGCACAGCAGGCCGGCATGTCACCTGCATTCGATTCCTATGTGGATACCGCCCTCAAGCGCTTCCAGCGTCGCCACGGAATGCCGGATGACGGCATCACCGGCAAATATACCTATTCCGCACTGAATGTATCCGCTCAGGTGCGCCTCGGTCAGCTGCAGACCAATCTGCAGCGCTTGCGCGAAAAGGCTTTTGACCGCGGCAATCGCTTCGTCATGGTGAATATCCCGGCTGCGGAAATCGAGGCCGTGGAAGGTGGTCGCGTCGCACTTCGCCACACCGGCATTGTAGGCAAGATCGACCGCCAGACCCCGATCCTCGACTCCAACATTCACGAGATCATTCTGAATCCTTACTGGAATGCGCCGGTTTCGATCGTCCGCAAGGACATCATTCCGCTGATGCGCAAGAATCCGAACTATCTGGCCGACAACAATATCCGCATGATCGCACCCGACGGGCAGGAGATCGATCCCTTGACGGTTGACTGGTCCACGGATGAGGCAACGAAATACCGCTTCCGCCAGGACCCGGGCAAGATCAACGCCATGGCATCGGTGAAGATCAACTTCCACAACCAGCATGCCGTCTACATGCACGACACGCCGCAGCAGAGCCTGTTCCGTGACCAGGAGCGTTTCCACTCCTCTGGCTGCGTGCGCGTCCAGAATGTGCGCGACCTGGTGACCTGGATCCTGCGCGAGACCCCGGGTTGGGACCGCCGCCGCATCGAGCAGACGATCCAGAACGACTCGGATGTGCGCATTGCCGTGACCAATCCGGTTCCGGTGCACTTCACCTATATTTCCGCTTGGTCGACCGGCGATGGCGCTGTCCATTTCCGCGACGACATCTACGGAATGGATGGTGCAGCCGAACTGCAGATGTCCAACGTCCTCTAG
- the ldtR gene encoding transcriptional regulator LdtR yields MMNTRPATQDSNTNENREDALRSLYLESLQLVERLHRRLLDVIKDEFERQNRNDINAIQALLLFNIGSAELTAGELRSRGYYLGSNVSYNLKKLVDMGFIHHQRSRVDRRSVRISLTPKGQEIAKIVSRLYDRHIGSIEQVGGISMDEFAQLNRALQRLDRFWNDTIAYRM; encoded by the coding sequence ATGATGAACACGCGACCCGCGACACAGGACAGTAACACCAACGAAAACCGCGAAGACGCACTGCGTTCGCTCTATCTGGAATCGCTCCAGCTGGTCGAACGTCTGCACCGTCGTCTTCTTGATGTCATCAAGGACGAGTTCGAGCGTCAGAACCGTAACGACATCAATGCGATCCAGGCGCTGCTCCTCTTCAATATCGGCAGTGCGGAACTGACGGCAGGCGAGCTGCGCTCGCGCGGCTACTATCTGGGTTCGAACGTTTCCTACAATCTCAAGAAGCTTGTCGACATGGGCTTCATCCACCACCAGCGCTCACGCGTCGATCGCCGCTCTGTGCGCATCAGCCTGACGCCGAAGGGACAGGAGATCGCCAAGATCGTCTCCCGCCTGTATGACCGCCATATCGGCTCCATCGAACAGGTCGGCGGCATCAGCATGGACGAATTTGCTCAGCTGAACCGCGCGCTCCAGCGTCTGGACCGCTTCTGGAACGACACCATCGCCTACCGCATGTGA
- a CDS encoding DUF6163 family protein, translating to MTGEARGGMQFRPAAIDAVAELFMRSLALVSLALGIAYWVRLVGFYPGEAWRFDLMPFYWRVTAAPLAVLYPFAAVGLWALASWGPVIWFAAALMEAIMHLAFPELFGSRPILLVFHLAVLLGYVGLRLARHYSQRARAN from the coding sequence ATGACAGGCGAGGCACGGGGCGGGATGCAGTTCAGACCGGCGGCAATCGATGCTGTCGCCGAACTCTTCATGCGCAGTCTTGCCCTTGTCAGCCTGGCATTGGGAATTGCCTATTGGGTACGGCTCGTCGGTTTCTACCCCGGCGAGGCCTGGCGCTTCGACCTGATGCCATTCTATTGGCGTGTAACGGCTGCGCCGCTCGCCGTGCTCTATCCCTTCGCTGCGGTGGGTCTGTGGGCGTTGGCTAGCTGGGGACCGGTCATCTGGTTTGCAGCCGCGTTGATGGAAGCCATCATGCATCTGGCATTCCCTGAGCTATTCGGCTCGCGCCCGATCCTGCTGGTTTTTCATCTGGCGGTTCTGCTTGGCTATGTCGGGCTCAGACTTGCCCGCCACTACAGCCAGCGCGCCCGCGCCAATTAA
- a CDS encoding enoyl-CoA hydratase/isomerase family protein, whose protein sequence is METDFGGGEDVLFSRRGKAGIITLNRPKPLNAINHSMIKAIASALEAWRQDDQVQCVILKGEGRAFSAGGDIVAVYREGRAGNSPHAFFADEYRLNSAIAHYPKPYVSLIDGIVMGGGVGLSFHGSHPVITENALFAMPETAIGFFPDVGGGYLLSQLGAYGRYLGLTGHRIAAGDLAASGLIRTTVATEALPQIEAELCDGAEVDALLARHAIHIPRESDKETLAEINDLFSRATLEEIVEGLEASGSDFAKQTLEMLSARSPTSLRVTFRQITRAEGRSIDDCLVTDYRILRQMLIGHDFYEGVRAALVDKSRDPSWQPATLEDVGEDEIERYFSAPEGGDLEL, encoded by the coding sequence GTGGAAACGGATTTCGGAGGCGGAGAGGACGTTCTTTTCTCCAGACGCGGCAAGGCGGGTATCATCACTCTCAACCGGCCCAAGCCGCTCAACGCGATCAATCACTCCATGATAAAGGCCATCGCGAGCGCCCTCGAGGCGTGGCGGCAGGACGATCAGGTGCAGTGCGTGATCCTGAAGGGGGAAGGCAGGGCCTTCAGCGCTGGCGGCGACATCGTTGCGGTATACAGGGAAGGCAGGGCAGGCAATTCGCCCCATGCCTTTTTCGCTGATGAGTATCGTCTCAATTCAGCCATCGCGCATTATCCCAAGCCCTATGTCAGCCTGATCGACGGCATTGTCATGGGCGGCGGCGTTGGCCTTTCCTTCCACGGCTCCCATCCGGTGATTACCGAGAACGCCCTGTTTGCGATGCCGGAGACGGCCATTGGCTTCTTCCCAGATGTCGGCGGCGGCTACCTTCTGTCGCAGCTCGGTGCCTATGGGCGTTATCTGGGGCTTACCGGGCACAGGATTGCTGCAGGTGACCTTGCCGCGTCCGGGTTGATAAGAACCACCGTGGCAACCGAGGCGCTGCCGCAGATCGAGGCGGAGCTTTGTGATGGGGCGGAGGTAGATGCGCTACTGGCGCGTCACGCAATCCATATCCCGCGCGAGAGCGATAAAGAGACTTTGGCCGAGATCAACGACCTTTTCTCTCGGGCGACACTCGAGGAGATTGTTGAAGGGCTTGAAGCCTCCGGCAGCGACTTCGCCAAGCAGACGCTCGAGATGTTGTCCGCACGTTCGCCAACAAGCCTGCGAGTGACGTTCAGGCAGATCACCCGGGCAGAAGGCCGTTCGATCGACGATTGCCTCGTGACCGACTACCGCATTCTCAGGCAAATGCTGATTGGTCACGATTTCTATGAAGGCGTCCGTGCGGCACTGGTCGACAAGAGCCGCGATCCAAGCTGGCAGCCAGCCACTCTTGAAGATGTTGGTGAAGATGAGATCGAACGCTATTTCAGCGCCCCCGAAGGCGGGGATCTGGAACTATGA
- the hemB gene encoding porphobilinogen synthase, giving the protein MNRKEAISAMQRSVDEITGGRRLRRMRKANWSRRMVRENHLSVDDLIWPIFLVDGEGRKESIDAMPGVYRYSVDLAVREAERAAKLGIPAIATFPNIDNRLKDEGGSLILDADNLINKASRAIKDAVPEMGIITDVALDPFTSHGHDGVLRNGNIINDETVELIAQAAVLQAAAGADIIAPSDMMDGRVGAIRDALDVAGYSDVAIMAYSAKYASAFYGPYREAIGTSGLLKGDKKTYYVDPANGEEAVREAEQDLAEGADMLMVKPGLPYLDVIHRLKQTFSVPTFAYQVSGEYAMIRAAAANGWIDGDRVVMESLMAFKRAGCDGILTYFAPEIAERLKG; this is encoded by the coding sequence ATGAACAGAAAAGAAGCGATTTCAGCCATGCAGCGCAGTGTAGACGAAATCACCGGTGGCCGCCGCTTGAGACGGATGCGAAAGGCGAACTGGTCGCGCCGGATGGTGCGCGAGAATCACCTGAGTGTCGATGACCTGATCTGGCCCATCTTTCTGGTCGATGGAGAAGGCCGCAAGGAAAGCATAGACGCCATGCCCGGTGTCTACCGCTACAGCGTGGACCTAGCCGTGCGGGAGGCCGAACGTGCGGCAAAGCTCGGCATCCCCGCCATCGCTACCTTTCCCAATATCGACAACAGGCTGAAGGATGAGGGCGGCAGCCTCATTCTTGATGCGGACAACCTCATCAACAAAGCCAGCCGCGCCATCAAGGATGCTGTGCCCGAAATGGGCATCATCACGGATGTTGCGCTGGACCCGTTCACAAGCCACGGCCATGACGGCGTCTTGCGCAACGGCAATATCATCAATGACGAGACGGTCGAGCTGATCGCGCAGGCCGCCGTCCTGCAGGCTGCTGCGGGTGCCGATATCATCGCACCCTCGGACATGATGGACGGTCGCGTCGGCGCCATCCGGGATGCGCTGGATGTGGCTGGTTACAGCGATGTGGCCATCATGGCCTATTCGGCGAAATATGCCTCCGCATTCTACGGGCCCTATCGGGAAGCTATCGGTACGAGCGGGCTCCTGAAGGGCGACAAGAAGACCTATTACGTCGATCCGGCCAATGGCGAGGAAGCCGTGCGCGAGGCGGAACAGGATCTTGCGGAAGGTGCGGACATGCTGATGGTGAAGCCGGGCCTGCCCTACCTCGATGTGATCCACAGGTTGAAGCAGACATTCTCCGTGCCCACATTCGCCTATCAGGTCTCGGGCGAGTACGCGATGATCCGTGCGGCTGCGGCAAATGGCTGGATAGACGGCGACCGCGTCGTCATGGAAAGCCTGATGGCATTCAAGCGCGCAGGCTGCGACGGCATTCTGACCTATTTCGCGCCTGAGATTGCAGAAAGACTGAAGGGCTGA